A portion of the Cyanobium sp. PCC 7001 genome contains these proteins:
- the pheT gene encoding phenylalanine--tRNA ligase subunit beta has product MRVSLQWLRELVGGPAAASGSWPETADLAERLSIAGFEVEAIDDLAAQADGVVVGLVKERAPHPDADKLSVCQVDVGATDTLQIVCGAANVRQGIHVPVALVGTRLPAVDLTIKPATLRGVASSGMICSLSELGLEEGSAGIAVLDDLLELVPPPGTPVGPSLGLDDTVLELAITANRPDGLSMQGMAREVAALLGLKTTLAAVPQACHAEPLVVAAADRQTMERGGLFSLTALEGVRVAPSPRWLQQRLQKAGIRPINNVVDITNLVMLETGQPLHAFDRDRVAALGGGNPDPGGIGLRQARPGERLTTLDKEERQLDAEALVVTYQDRPIALAGLMGGQGEAVDAGTGAIWLEAAVFAPRDVRRSARSVGLRTEASSRFEKGLPAESTLVASDRACQLLQELTGAEVQGRWVHQRPGKPPERIPLRRDALHNMLGPVLGEQGPEDLDDDRIGQTLEALGCSLEESGEGWQVQVPPSRATDLQREVDLIEEVARLVGYDRFACHLPDPVEPGGLDPSQQAERRLRRALCAAGLQELCSLSLVAEAEGRLPLANPLLADYGHLRDELHSELLAAARRNLQCGQPGFWGFEIGAVFDGAGSQSQQLVGVICGENRSERWTSSGKPQAPDYFRARGVLQQALAALRIPSEDRPLTGNDLLHPGRGCQIVVEGRPLGWFGQLHPATAEGQELPTATYLFQLQLPPLLTAATRPNRWQPAFRSFPTVPSAERDLALVVPVNTLAADLLQVIRKAGKPLLEHVELVDRYEGDQLGERECSQAFRLRYRDPERTLTDSDLEMAHGRIQAALEQQLGAKLRS; this is encoded by the coding sequence ATGCGGGTATCGCTCCAGTGGCTGCGCGAGCTGGTGGGCGGGCCTGCGGCGGCGTCCGGATCCTGGCCCGAAACGGCGGACCTGGCCGAGCGGCTGTCGATCGCCGGCTTCGAGGTGGAGGCGATCGATGACCTTGCCGCCCAGGCTGACGGCGTGGTGGTGGGTCTGGTGAAGGAGCGGGCGCCCCACCCCGACGCCGACAAGCTGAGCGTGTGCCAGGTGGATGTGGGCGCCACGGACACCCTTCAGATCGTGTGCGGCGCAGCCAACGTGCGGCAGGGCATCCACGTGCCCGTGGCCCTGGTGGGTACCCGGCTGCCGGCGGTGGATCTCACAATCAAACCGGCCACCCTCCGGGGCGTGGCCAGCAGCGGCATGATCTGCTCCCTCAGCGAACTCGGCCTGGAGGAGGGCTCGGCCGGGATCGCCGTGCTCGATGACCTGCTGGAGCTGGTGCCACCGCCGGGTACTCCGGTGGGTCCGAGCCTGGGGCTGGATGACACCGTGCTGGAGCTGGCCATCACCGCCAACCGGCCGGACGGACTGTCGATGCAGGGCATGGCCAGGGAGGTGGCGGCCCTGCTGGGGCTGAAGACCACCCTGGCGGCCGTGCCCCAGGCCTGTCACGCCGAACCGCTGGTGGTGGCGGCGGCCGATCGCCAGACCATGGAGCGCGGTGGGCTGTTCAGCCTCACCGCCCTCGAGGGGGTCCGCGTGGCGCCGTCGCCCCGCTGGCTGCAGCAGCGCCTGCAGAAGGCCGGAATCCGGCCCATCAACAATGTGGTGGACATCACCAACCTGGTGATGCTGGAAACGGGTCAGCCCCTGCACGCCTTCGACCGCGACCGGGTGGCGGCCCTGGGAGGCGGCAACCCCGACCCAGGCGGGATCGGGCTGCGGCAGGCCCGCCCGGGCGAGCGCCTCACCACCCTGGACAAGGAGGAGCGGCAGCTGGATGCGGAGGCCCTGGTGGTGACCTACCAGGACCGGCCGATCGCCCTGGCCGGACTCATGGGGGGCCAGGGCGAGGCGGTGGATGCCGGCACCGGTGCGATCTGGCTGGAGGCCGCGGTGTTCGCTCCCCGGGACGTGCGTCGCTCCGCCCGCAGCGTGGGACTGCGCACGGAAGCCAGCAGCCGCTTTGAGAAGGGTCTGCCGGCCGAATCGACGCTGGTGGCCAGCGACCGGGCCTGCCAGCTGCTGCAGGAGCTCACGGGTGCAGAGGTTCAGGGCCGCTGGGTGCATCAGCGGCCGGGTAAGCCGCCGGAACGCATACCGCTGCGCCGGGACGCCCTCCACAACATGCTCGGACCGGTGCTGGGCGAGCAGGGCCCGGAGGATCTGGACGACGACCGGATCGGGCAGACCCTGGAGGCCCTCGGCTGTTCCCTCGAGGAGAGCGGCGAGGGCTGGCAGGTGCAGGTGCCGCCATCGCGGGCCACGGATCTGCAGCGCGAAGTGGATCTGATCGAGGAAGTGGCGCGGCTCGTGGGCTACGACCGCTTCGCCTGTCATCTGCCCGATCCGGTTGAACCGGGCGGACTGGATCCTTCCCAGCAGGCGGAGCGGCGGCTGCGGCGGGCTCTGTGCGCGGCCGGCCTGCAGGAGCTCTGCAGCCTGTCCCTCGTGGCTGAGGCCGAAGGCCGCCTGCCCCTGGCCAACCCGCTGCTCGCCGACTACGGCCATCTGCGCGATGAGCTGCACAGCGAGCTGCTGGCCGCGGCGCGTCGCAATCTCCAGTGCGGCCAGCCCGGATTCTGGGGCTTTGAGATCGGGGCCGTCTTCGATGGCGCCGGCAGCCAGAGCCAGCAGCTGGTGGGTGTGATCTGTGGCGAGAACCGCTCCGAGCGCTGGACCAGCAGCGGCAAACCCCAGGCGCCGGACTACTTCAGGGCCCGTGGTGTCCTGCAGCAGGCCCTTGCCGCGCTACGGATCCCGAGCGAAGACCGGCCTCTCACCGGGAACGACCTGCTCCATCCCGGTCGCGGCTGCCAGATCGTGGTGGAGGGACGGCCCCTGGGCTGGTTCGGACAGCTTCACCCCGCCACCGCCGAAGGCCAGGAGCTGCCCACCGCCACCTACCTGTTCCAGCTGCAGCTGCCGCCGTTGCTCACGGCGGCCACCCGGCCCAACCGCTGGCAACCGGCATTCCGCAGTTTTCCCACCGTGCCGTCGGCGGAGCGGGATCTGGCGCTGGTGGTGCCGGTGAACACGCTGGCGGCGGACCTGCTCCAGGTGATCCGCAAGGCCGGCAAGCCGCTGCTGGAGCACGTGGAACTGGTGGACCGCTACGAAGGGGATCAGCTGGGAGAGAGAGAATGCAGCCAGGCCTTCCGGCTGCGCTACCGCGACCCTGAGCGCACCCTCACCGACAGTGATCTGGAAATGGCGCACGGCCGGATTCAGGCGGCCCTGGAACAGCAGCTCGGTGCCAAGCTGCGCAGCTGA
- a CDS encoding RNB domain-containing ribonuclease — MVLREHGSKLDLSVGFQHRHQSLPRRSASLLAPLPGTADPPGRLGLPPWAFDEQELAAALPRRRDFAAAWLLLVDDGQSWSLPDWVELVCSRRDPIVLAACWLWLQGPQQLFRLRQQGITARPAEDLRQLRRDLHRQALELRCEQLWHEALARRQPLQRSMLGPPQQRELEQLLALAAGQEAPELPPGLRRALQAAHCAADSGAVRHLLVDLGQWDPHHLPSLHATTWETGFSADLEAEARRLIDRADGPCAGDGDRLDLTALHCVTIDDADTRDIDDAIGLERCADGLLRLWIHIADPGRLVALDSPLDVEARRRGSSLYLASGTLPMFPEALATGPLSLVAGRRNAAWSLGLELDGEGAITATRLARSWVRPTYRLSYADADELIDLAPPEDPDLAELHGLLERRRRWRLARGAIQMDQPEGRIRVRDGEPELEITEPSPSRLMVAEAMILAGAAVAAHGQEHHLALPYRSQLPAELPRPSELEALPAGPVRHAAIKRCLSRGHTGAVPSAHFSLGLPAYVQATSPIRRYGDLVVQRQLLAVQEGRPPLDAEALQALLDQLEDPIRQGLQISREDQRHWQQVWFSRHRSRQWSAQFLRWLRAQDGLGLVHLEDLAMDLAAHCPADAEPGDALIVRVQLVDPLRDQLRLVASA, encoded by the coding sequence GTGGTGCTCAGGGAGCATGGCTCCAAGCTCGATCTCAGCGTCGGCTTCCAGCATCGGCACCAGTCCCTGCCGCGGCGGTCTGCATCGCTCCTGGCACCCCTGCCTGGAACCGCAGACCCGCCGGGCCGTCTCGGCCTGCCCCCGTGGGCCTTCGACGAGCAGGAGCTGGCCGCTGCCCTGCCCCGCCGGCGGGACTTTGCGGCGGCCTGGCTCCTGCTCGTCGACGACGGGCAGAGCTGGAGTCTCCCCGACTGGGTGGAGCTGGTGTGCAGTCGCCGGGATCCGATCGTGCTGGCGGCCTGCTGGCTGTGGCTGCAAGGGCCCCAGCAGCTGTTCCGGTTGCGGCAGCAGGGCATCACCGCCCGCCCGGCCGAGGACCTGCGCCAGCTGCGCCGAGACCTGCACCGCCAGGCGCTGGAGCTGCGCTGCGAGCAGCTGTGGCATGAGGCCCTGGCACGGCGGCAGCCGCTGCAGCGCTCGATGCTCGGCCCACCGCAACAGCGCGAGCTGGAACAGCTGCTCGCCCTGGCGGCGGGGCAGGAGGCCCCGGAGCTGCCGCCGGGCCTGCGGCGGGCGCTCCAGGCCGCCCACTGTGCCGCCGACAGTGGTGCCGTCAGGCATCTGCTCGTGGATCTGGGCCAGTGGGATCCCCACCATCTGCCCTCCCTGCACGCCACCACCTGGGAGACCGGGTTCAGCGCCGACCTGGAGGCCGAAGCCCGGCGCCTGATCGATCGGGCTGACGGTCCATGTGCGGGCGATGGGGATCGCCTCGACCTCACCGCCCTGCACTGCGTCACGATCGACGACGCCGACACCCGCGACATCGATGACGCCATCGGGCTGGAGCGCTGTGCGGATGGCCTGCTGCGCCTGTGGATCCACATCGCCGATCCCGGCCGCCTGGTGGCGCTGGACTCCCCCCTGGATGTGGAGGCGCGCCGCCGCGGCAGCAGTCTCTACCTGGCCAGCGGCACCCTGCCGATGTTCCCTGAGGCCTTGGCCACCGGACCCCTGAGCCTCGTCGCCGGCCGGCGCAACGCGGCCTGGAGCCTGGGGCTGGAGCTGGACGGAGAGGGCGCCATCACGGCCACCCGCCTGGCGCGCAGCTGGGTGCGCCCCACCTACCGGCTCAGCTATGCCGATGCCGACGAGCTGATCGACCTGGCTCCGCCCGAGGATCCCGATCTGGCCGAGCTTCATGGCCTGTTGGAGCGCCGCCGCCGCTGGCGGCTGGCCAGGGGTGCCATCCAGATGGATCAGCCGGAAGGGCGGATCCGCGTGCGCGACGGGGAGCCCGAGCTGGAGATCACCGAGCCCAGCCCCTCGCGACTGATGGTGGCGGAGGCCATGATCCTTGCCGGTGCTGCGGTGGCCGCCCATGGCCAGGAGCACCACCTGGCGCTTCCCTACCGCAGCCAGCTGCCGGCCGAGCTGCCGCGCCCCAGCGAGCTCGAGGCACTGCCGGCAGGCCCGGTGCGCCACGCCGCGATCAAGCGCTGCCTCAGCCGCGGCCATACCGGAGCCGTGCCCAGCGCCCACTTCAGCCTCGGCCTGCCGGCCTATGTGCAGGCCACCTCTCCGATCCGCCGCTATGGCGACCTGGTGGTGCAGCGTCAGCTGCTGGCCGTGCAGGAGGGCCGGCCTCCGCTGGATGCCGAGGCCCTGCAGGCCCTGCTGGACCAGCTGGAGGATCCGATTCGCCAGGGGCTGCAGATCAGCCGGGAAGACCAGCGCCACTGGCAGCAGGTGTGGTTCTCCCGCCACCGGTCCCGTCAGTGGTCCGCCCAGTTCCTGCGTTGGCTGAGGGCCCAGGACGGACTGGGCCTGGTCCACCTCGAGGACCTCGCCATGGATCTGGCGGCCCACTGCCCGGCGGACGCGGAGCCGGGGGACGCCCTGATCGTGCGGGTGCAGCTGGTGGACCCGCTCCGGGATCAGCTGCGTCTGGTCGCCAGCGCCTGA
- the rpmG gene encoding 50S ribosomal protein L33: protein MAKNKGVRIVITLECTECRSNPAKRSPGVSRYTTEKNRRNTTERLELKKFCPHCNKSTVHKEIK from the coding sequence ATGGCTAAGAACAAGGGCGTCCGGATCGTGATCACCCTCGAGTGCACGGAATGCCGGTCCAACCCCGCCAAGCGGTCTCCTGGTGTGTCCCGCTACACCACCGAGAAGAACCGCCGCAACACCACCGAACGGCTGGAGCTGAAGAAGTTCTGCCCGCATTGCAACAAGTCGACCGTTCACAAGGAAATCAAGTGA
- the rpsR gene encoding 30S ribosomal protein S18 encodes MSSSFFKKRLSPIKPGDPIDYKDVDLLKKFITERGKILPRRLTGLTAKQQRDLTNAVKRARIVALLPFVNPEG; translated from the coding sequence ATGTCCAGCTCCTTCTTCAAGAAGCGCCTGTCTCCCATCAAGCCGGGCGATCCGATCGACTACAAGGACGTCGATCTGCTCAAGAAATTCATCACCGAACGCGGCAAGATCCTGCCCCGCCGGCTCACGGGCCTGACCGCCAAGCAGCAGCGTGATCTCACCAATGCCGTGAAGCGCGCCCGCATTGTGGCTCTGCTCCCGTTCGTGAATCCCGAAGGCTGA
- the rlmD gene encoding 23S rRNA (uracil(1939)-C(5))-methyltransferase RlmD — MGDRVEIRIDGLSHDGQGVGRHDGMACFVPGALPGERVAVRLLHRARRHWLTALEAVLETSLSRRRPPCILADHCGGCSLQHLRDDLQSRWKGERVQEALERIGGLTTPVEAVVAAPACLGYRNRAIVPLERRADGSLRAGYYRRGTHRIVNMNHCPVLDPRLDALIAPLKQDLEASGWPVDRELEGQGGLRHLALRLGHHTGEVLLTLVSSHAELEGLASRAEAWRTRWPQIVGVTLNLQPQPTNTLLGPHTELVAGRSWLRERFCGEELRIASDTFFQVNTAQAERVLPSLQHALEGLTPGLLVDAYCGIGTFSLPLARGGWRVHGLERNPEAVRLAALNASINGLSELASFEAGDVAALLPPWLPRCQALFLDPPRRGLDGAVMAALQASSPPLLLYLSCDPATLARDLGLLTRSCGYTVSRVQPLDFFPQTSHIETLAVLRRAEPSS; from the coding sequence GTGGGAGATCGGGTGGAGATCCGCATCGATGGTCTCTCCCATGACGGCCAGGGGGTGGGACGCCATGACGGCATGGCCTGCTTCGTACCCGGCGCTCTGCCTGGCGAGCGGGTGGCGGTTCGGCTCCTGCACCGCGCCCGGCGGCACTGGCTCACGGCCCTGGAGGCGGTGCTGGAGACCTCTCTGTCCCGGCGTCGCCCGCCCTGCATCCTCGCCGACCACTGCGGCGGCTGCAGCCTGCAGCATCTCCGTGATGACCTCCAGTCCCGCTGGAAGGGAGAGCGGGTGCAGGAGGCCCTCGAGCGGATCGGTGGGCTGACGACTCCGGTGGAAGCCGTGGTGGCGGCCCCCGCCTGTCTCGGCTACCGCAACCGCGCCATCGTCCCGCTGGAGCGCCGCGCGGATGGATCCCTGCGCGCCGGCTACTACCGCCGCGGTACCCACCGCATCGTCAACATGAACCACTGTCCGGTGCTGGATCCGCGCCTGGACGCCCTCATTGCCCCGCTCAAGCAGGACCTGGAGGCCAGTGGCTGGCCCGTGGACCGGGAGCTGGAAGGGCAGGGTGGACTGCGCCATCTGGCGCTGCGCCTGGGCCACCACACCGGCGAGGTGCTGCTGACCCTGGTGAGCAGCCATGCCGAGCTCGAGGGGCTGGCCAGCCGGGCCGAGGCCTGGCGGACGCGCTGGCCCCAGATCGTGGGCGTGACCCTAAACCTGCAGCCCCAGCCCACCAACACCCTGCTCGGTCCCCACACCGAACTGGTGGCCGGCCGCAGCTGGCTGCGCGAGCGCTTCTGCGGTGAGGAGCTGAGGATCGCCAGCGACACCTTCTTTCAGGTGAACACAGCCCAGGCCGAACGGGTGCTTCCCTCTCTCCAGCACGCTCTGGAGGGGCTGACTCCGGGGCTCCTGGTGGACGCCTACTGCGGGATCGGCACCTTCAGCCTGCCCCTGGCCCGAGGGGGCTGGCGGGTGCATGGCCTGGAGCGCAACCCGGAGGCCGTCCGGCTGGCAGCGCTCAATGCGTCAATCAATGGGCTCTCAGAGCTGGCCAGTTTCGAGGCCGGGGATGTGGCCGCGTTGCTGCCGCCCTGGCTGCCCCGCTGCCAGGCCTTGTTCCTGGATCCTCCCCGCCGCGGACTCGATGGGGCTGTGATGGCGGCGCTGCAGGCTTCGTCTCCCCCCCTGCTCCTGTACCTGAGTTGCGATCCGGCCACGCTGGCACGCGATCTGGGTCTGCTCACCCGATCCTGCGGCTACACCGTCAGCCGGGTGCAGCCCCTGGATTTCTTCCCCCAGACCAGCCACATCGAAACCCTGGCGGTGCTGCGCCGTGCGGAGCCCTCCTCCTGA
- the apcD gene encoding allophycocyanin subunit alpha-B, with protein MSVVRDLILQADDQLRYPSGGELRSMVDYLSGGAQRLSVVRVLTDNEKKIIDEAAKQLFSRKPDYVAPGGNAYGQKQRAQCLRDYSWYLRLVTYGVLAGSTEQIQEIGLVGAREMYNSLGVPMPGMVEAMRTLKDAALSLLGTEEAAMAAPYFDYLIQGMQTPT; from the coding sequence ATGAGCGTCGTTCGGGATCTGATCCTTCAGGCCGATGATCAGCTCCGCTACCCGAGCGGCGGTGAGCTGCGCTCGATGGTGGACTATCTCAGCGGTGGGGCCCAACGCCTCTCCGTGGTTCGGGTGCTGACCGACAACGAGAAGAAGATCATTGATGAAGCAGCCAAACAGCTGTTCAGCCGCAAGCCGGACTACGTGGCGCCGGGTGGCAACGCCTATGGCCAGAAGCAGCGGGCCCAGTGCCTGCGGGACTACAGCTGGTACCTCAGGCTGGTGACCTATGGCGTGCTGGCCGGAAGCACCGAGCAGATCCAGGAGATCGGTCTGGTGGGTGCCCGGGAGATGTACAACAGCCTCGGCGTGCCGATGCCCGGCATGGTGGAAGCGATGCGCACCCTCAAGGACGCCGCTTTGTCGCTGCTGGGAACCGAAGAAGCCGCCATGGCCGCCCCCTACTTCGATTACCTGATCCAGGGGATGCAGACGCCCACCTGA